GCGCGGCGCCGACGTGTCCGTCGCCGACTACATCGGGGCCCGCCTCGGCCGCGAGGTCGTCGACCGCCTCGTCGAGCCCCTGCTCGGCGGCGTGTACGCCGGGCTCGTCGAACGGCTCTCCTTCGACGCGACGATGCCGGCGGTCGCCGCCGCCGCGCGCTCCCACCGCTCGCTGCTCAACGCCGCCCAGGGCGTCCGGGAAGCCGCGCCCAAGAACCCCGGCCCCGTCTTCACCACCCTGCCGGGCGGCCTCGGCACGCTCCCGCAACTGGTCGCCGACGACATCGCCGCCGCCGGCGGGACGGTCCGGACCGGCGCGACGGTCCGCGAGCTGCGCCGCCTCCCGGAGGGCTGGCGGCTCACCATCGGCCCCACCCGCGACCCGGAGCACCTCGACGCCGACGCCGTCGTCGTCGCGGTCCCCGCCGCCCCCGCGGCCCGGCTCCTCAAGCCGGACGTCCCCGCCGCCGCCCGCGAACTGGAGGGCATCGAGTACGCCAGCATGGCGATCGTCACGCTCGCCTACCGGGCCACCGCGTTCCCGCGGCTCCCCAAGGGCAGCGGCTACCTCGTCCCCGCGGTGGAGAGCGCGCCCGAGCGCGGCGGCCGGGGGGTCAAGGCCGTCACGTTCAGCTCGGTAAAATGGCCTCACCTGCGCGACCGTGACCCCGAGATCATCGCGGTGCGCTGCTCCATCGGGCGGTACGGCGAGGAGCACGCGCTGCAGCGGACCGACGCGGAGCTGACCGCCACCGCGATGGCCGAGCTCGCCGCGACCTGCGGCGTCGCCGAGCTGCCCGCCGAGACCCGGGTGACCCGGTGGGGCGGCGGCCTGCCGCAGTACAACGTGGGCCACGCCGACCGCGTGGCCAGGGTGCGGTCCGCGATCGCCGGGCAGCCGGGGCTCGCGGTCGCGGGCGCCGCCTACGACGGCCTGGGAGTCCCCGCGTGCATCGCCTCCGCGCGCGCGGCGGCCACCCGGGTACTGGATCACCTGCGCAGCCGAGAAGGAGCAGACCATGACGCAGCCGGCGGGCAAGCCC
The sequence above is drawn from the Actinomadura hallensis genome and encodes:
- the hemG gene encoding protoporphyrinogen oxidase; translated protein: MSTSHAVVVGGGIAGLAAARLLARAGVRVTVLEGSPRIGGKLRVSEIAGLPVDEGAESMLARRPEGLDLVAELGRRDDLVHPGTTASAILSRGGLRALPSGQVMGVPSDLRALAASRVLSPAGLARVPLDLVLPETPRGADVSVADYIGARLGREVVDRLVEPLLGGVYAGLVERLSFDATMPAVAAAARSHRSLLNAAQGVREAAPKNPGPVFTTLPGGLGTLPQLVADDIAAAGGTVRTGATVRELRRLPEGWRLTIGPTRDPEHLDADAVVVAVPAAPAARLLKPDVPAAARELEGIEYASMAIVTLAYRATAFPRLPKGSGYLVPAVESAPERGGRGVKAVTFSSVKWPHLRDRDPEIIAVRCSIGRYGEEHALQRTDAELTATAMAELAATCGVAELPAETRVTRWGGGLPQYNVGHADRVARVRSAIAGQPGLAVAGAAYDGLGVPACIASARAAATRVLDHLRSREGADHDAAGGQAQGTRSQ